The Rhopalosiphum maidis isolate BTI-1 chromosome 2, ASM367621v3, whole genome shotgun sequence genome segment TAATATTCCACCGATATCctgaataattgtaataataatgtacattaactttattcataatgtattaaatatgttttttattaatattacttgaaGTATAAATGAAACATAAACCAAAAGGTTGTTATTAagattttgtgttttaaattttaatgcttGTATTAACTCTACAGTGACAACTCTTGTTAGTATTGTTTTTTCTCTTTCctatgcataaaataaaagtatattgtttattaagattcatttacattatacttataatatttatacaatgtaatagtATTCAACAGTTCTTACTCTTGCAAATGTTTTGTAACTTGAAGAACAAAGgtcaactaataaataataattaatatagtgttGTTGAAGGgcataagttaatatttttgaaaatggatccaaaatactctaaaaatacaacatgtaataaattgttattaaaaagatattagttattataacaagGCAAAAAgtgctttatttttaaacataatggtATACCTTAGTTGAAATAATTCCTGGTATTTTCAATACTATAATCATTaacttgaatataaaattaatattttcaaaactacttattgttaattgaatttttctaAACAATGTGTCAAATTGATTCAGAATGGTTGTCCATATCAATGTTGATGTGGTGGCTATAGTGTCTGTGGTTAATATatcaatgtaatatgtaatattggataacattatacaacaatCATCTGTTGACAATGATTTTCTAGAATTTAAAacctgaaaaattataattttaattaatatactaaattatgaaaaagaaGTAACAAAAACCAAAAGTATTACACCCTAAATGGGTCATCTTAAGTGACTtatgataacaaaatatggattttataatattttatacatagaaaaCTCTGGAATTTAAAAACGCGTATGAAAGATTTTtcagtgaaaataaaacaactttattttaatgggTTTTTGCATTCCAAAATAAATAGTGTGATTCACCAGCATCACATGGGTAGCATACCCATCcatactgtaaatattataaatctatcaAATCAATGCACAGAAATactcttctttataaaatatataataggtgctTTTGTCCTAAACTGAACCAGATAGTTGTAATCATAGAAATATGGAGTATCTttgttcctatattatgtgggAGATAGACAAAGAAAACAAAAGCTGGTGTAGCGGCTCCTTAAGTAATTACTAGGAAACggattttatagtaataaaaaatcaatgtaaatatttaaaaaaatgtaatagtgttgaaaattacaaaacaataaatattttataaatataaatattaaataaaagtattacaaatgatgtaggtatataaaattatgaatattaatttggaaCAAAGCAATGAGAAAcaacatatttacattttgttgtaggtttttaaataaaaaattataacggtTTGGTCAGAGAATACTTTTGTATTGGCTAAAGGACCGTTCCACATAAACAGAGGTGATAGGGGCATAATTCTTATTCACTATATCAGAAAGagtgtattcaattttcagaGATCCTTATTGAATTTttcctattaaaatatctctgtcaaaaattatatgtctTGTTGTTTTAGACGAAGTAAATGATGTTAAACATCGTCAAAAATGAATGAAAAGatcaaaaattactaaaatatgtatttatacctaattatgtaaaaatctgtaaaataaatttgggtttatttcaattagaattatctaaattgtaaacattttttatcagatttaaaatatctcattCCAATAAAATCCATTCCCTAGTAATTTCTAACTTGAGTacaacatgttttataaaactttaaaatgagcATGCATTTATCTCCTAAGAAAATTACCAAATATATCTAGaatgaaacaaatttgaaggctgattaaataatttttcaaagtgttttttttttatataccgcTTCTATCCACATCTATTTTGCTTTATTAATgagttattcaaattttgatttttagaatttttaattgcttagatttttatactaattataaagtattctgTGGTgaatcaaacttttttttcaaattacaacTTACTTGTTTTACTGTAAAATTCCTagcagataatttttaaaataaaaattaatctacttagttcaaaattcaaataataattttcgaattattaaaacgtatgtatgtattgggtgacttttttattaaacaacttattatttcgaaatctaaaattaaaatctcggaaattaaaaaaaaaacaatgaataaatGAGGGTAAACATGCTTATTGatgaatcaatttaaatacaaaactaaattcctaaatattttctaataataggaattattttttgtaaatattatatttatgttaaaagataatattttttcccaCTTTTCAActctaaaataatgtttgtctCTCTCAATATGAACATTATAACGTGTAATcagaaataacatttttaatatttattaaaattgttttttttctccaaaaatttccttttttaaactaatgaaAATTGTACTCAGATAAATTAGATTGTAGTTCCCCtaacattatgttaatatatataatatgttacttaCTTCTAGAACCATTTGTAATGGTTCGATAGGATTCATTTCATTAAAGTCCATTAAAGCTTGTATAATACtcttaaagaaattattatcattgctttctataattataaaatgatttatattattgataaaaaacaatataacttattgtattaaattattatgaatattaccaTTATGtttcatttgaaatatttgagtAAACACTCCATTTGGTGCAAGTTGATAAAGAATACatcttaagaatttttttgcaATACTAGTGGAACCGCATGGCAAAAACTTTTGACTTTCTTTTTGCCATAGAAAAGTAGGTTTAGAGTGACatctattattcaaaattgcatacgtaaaaattaaaaataccaaacaCAACAATATTTAAGCAAGTACTTGGCTAATATAGTTAGTATTTCAGGTAAAAGACATGCAGCAACTGAAGGAGCTCGGTGTACAAAAGTTCCCAACAACACAATGCAAAGACCAATTTCATCATCACTATATTCTTCTTTACGCGTTCCGCAATCACTacacctataaataaatattataatttattattccgtACTTGTGTACttcttacatattaattattaaatacaatgtataccTCTCTTGTATACAATCTATTCCGATGCGACTTGTGCTATtgctaacatttttatatgaagaGAAAGCTTCATATATTGGAGACTCTGAATTTTGAGTATGGATATTTCTAAATAGATTTattgaaaagaaaattattacataacaattatagcatagtaaattattgaatattattaattgttatttagaaattaaaaatgttaataattaattagaaaaaaaaaattagattttataaagttaCTTTAGTCATGtaacttttatgtatacagTAAACTCATTTTGgttgataaaaattgtatcaatatgtaaaccgtaatattatacataattatacaattatacatatcatCAATATCAActgtaaaatgaattttttaaaacatttttatcattagaaAACATGAAACAATatcattaatcaattattttatggattacatttgcaaattacaatttaaaaacaggtacttaataaaagtttattttaaaagtcaaGACAGAGGTACTTCAAGATTTTTGTAGGATAGTAAACATTATAAGTCCTTATAAAATACCttcttttttttcagtatgaagtaaaattcaaaagtagttaactaaatttaaatttccaaaTATACTTAGTCAATCTGATTAAAGACGAGTGATGTACATATctttagttaaatttgtataaactaaGTCAATATGagaattattaagatattataaatttaaaatatatcaatcatTGAatcagtttaattttaagaaaataaaacctgagttttttaagataatCAAATGATAAATGATTCAAAAACTCACTAAAAATTACTTCTACTTAGGAAATATGGATTTGAACAACTATGTTGTCATTATTGATGCATAGTAAAGATTACACATACTAgtgtaatttaaatcttaatctaatttaatttttaattaacaaattagtCAAAATCTAAACTCTTTAACACTTTCAATGCGATGACGCGTATACGTGTCAACAAAGTTTATTCCATTGGGCCAGTGACGCGTTTACGTACACCGGCTGTAGACAATAAactctaaatttaaatctataattggtttgagtttttgttatttttagattcgTGTTATCGAATCATCGCGTCACGGTATGAACAGTGCGGTGTTGTGGTATAACCTACGAAATTATGGATGGCGTTGAaagtgttaataaatattaattaaatctaattcAGTTAACTTGTATTctataaatctttattatattacttatagttaAAACTCTTTTGAGAGTCATTTCCATGAGCCATTGAACGTCGTGCAGAAGAAAGATTTGATGATTTGTTGTCTTCTGGACTATCTAGTGCACtttgttttgttaatttcCTTGGACTATGGggatttttctatataaaacaaaaagtatcatttatattcaagttatttaaattaaatctttgaagtatattacaattatctataattttttttactaaattaaatttaaaaaagcaatttatcatgtatataacaaaatctatttaaattcaatagaaAATGATTATAACTAATTCAGTTTATTTTGTGCATGTTTAAtttcacattaaataatattaatacaatatacttgtTCTTTTTCAGAACTATCTTCTCTATTTAGAGATGATGATTGTGATGCTGAGTCTATGTCTCCTAATCCAAAAGTCTTGTTAATTTTTTGCACCAGATTAATAGTTGTTCCAATTGGTAAAAGACGTTCTTGTACTGGAATTTccaatggttttttttcaatattaacttCCAATTTAAATCCCAAATTAGTTTGAATTTCAGTAGTTGATTCTaagaatttagatttttattattattgtaaatttcagtaaacataagtatttaatatataatataagcatattataattattataatttaaaatcatatgatTATGTTATTACCCTTAAAAAAAGATGAGTTTTTATGAACTTTCATTTTTGATAGAGGAGACTCAGgacagttatataattttggagttggtttttgtagtaatattttatcttttatatttgaaacaatTGGTGGGTGAGATGTAACAGAAGAAGATGACGTAGACGTTTGACTGATGTCTTTTGggttataaaatgttgtttgttttttttgtacatcaaTTACTTCTTCAGATTTTCTGTAAGAATAATCATTAGCCATTAGCtatcatatatttagtaataagataatttacataaatcagaatattatacatcttaaaacaaaaattgatttaaagaattaaaacctaataatataaaaagataaaagaatattatagttaataaaataaaagtactacaattacaatacaataaaactgatattataattatagtttaatgttatactcaataataaaCCACCTTGTTCTAATgagtaaaaattcattgactactaaaattgtttgaattaaatttatatttatactcataAACTGATAATTACTTTAATGTTGTGTTTATTTCAGGTGATGAAGTAGAAGTTGTTCCTAAGATGGGTTGagataaaaaattttgttgaTTAGCCACACTAATTATTGCCGAAGTTGCTAACATTTTCATTCCTTCTTTTACACCCCATTTATCTGCTttctacttaaattattttaattaatattcttacgATTATTggttaatatgaatatattttcttacatcaacattattttcattagacCAAAATGATCGAAGTGGtccttttttattaaaagtctCGTCTGCTGATTCGTCAAATGATCCCtgaaatgcatataaaaataataaatactgattataataaactatctttattaaataggtacacataACGGCAAGTTgaccaattttttaaaagcttttaattaaaagtaattttttaatttttaaaactgtaaatacATACATGTGAACTGTAATGACCAGTTGTACTatctgatttatatttttctggagCAATGGCTAAATCTGATTCTGTTTCATCTGGTTCAGTTGAGccactaaattaattatttaaattaattttagttacttATGTTGGattaaactgtaaaaaaagcATACGTAGATCCTTGTTTATGAGGAGTTCTTTTATGAAATGAAATGTCTTCTTCCCAGTGAGTTTCCATACTTGTTGGATATTTTCTTGAGGTAGATGGCTGAgattcatacaatttttgcGATTCCATGTACAAAGATTCaccatttttttcaactataaggtatttaataaaaatattgaacagtgtatttaatttaatttaatttaaacaacaaaCCTTTGGTTTTCGAAGTATCTGGCATAACGACTGTTGGAGGTATTCTATTACACACATGTTGTTGTGCATTCAGtgtattcaaaacaatttccATTAATGACACTACAAGAAGGCTGACTGGTTCCTTATCAAAattgtactaaaataaaatatggataaattaatctaaacccagtaaaatgttttatttataaataatataccttatacaaaaaaaccaTTACAGACATGAGCCATGACTTTCTTGCCATTGGTTCTAAAAACCACAAAGAATAAGTAGCATTGATAGAATGTGTTTCAGGTGAAGGGCAATATTGAAGTAATAACAGTGCAGTTGGTGCAATAACGTGGCCCATTGTAAAATTTTGGTCTAACATTTGTGGTAAATTtgacaaaaatgaattaaaaactgGTAAAaccctaaaatattttttttaacatgataaataaataatattttttttaaatatttcatatattatataagtaccttaATTTATCAGGTGGTATAATAAATCCTTTTTCATTGTAATTATAGcccaataataagtataaatgctGTAACACAATACCTTGAACTCTTATTCCATGTTTTGATTCTTCTGGATATGCCTATCATGAAGAAATTAATGGTttcataaatgataaattgattaaaattatttaaaatactttaaattacatGCTCGGGTCTTGACATGTATTGCATGAGCAAAAAAACAATCAGACTGCTTGTCTCTTTATCAGATTCTTCTAAATCAACAACTTTTTGTAAAAGTTCACTAGCATTATCTTCATGAGAATCCATTCCATAAGAATGatctaaaaagaaaattgttatagtattggttgttataaaaaaatattaattatacccgGAAGGATTGACAGAATTGGTGTAATAAGCTGTgatgtttttcttttcaaaattGGAGCAGAAAACTGCCTGTTATAAACTTTATCAcctagacatttttttacacatattattataacatgattttaaattatgattaaatatcagaattatatacatctatatattttaatgtatttttatgattttataattttaccacTATGTATTACTAGTACATTTCAAATCTTTagcatattcatatttaaataatttaaaataaatatttaacttttatttttatttaaataaaaataatatgtaatgtatgccTAACCATTGTGTTTTGGGCCATTTTTTGTTAAAGTAGAAGCGGGTGCAGACATAGTTCTTTTATAAGGCCATTTTTGACCAAAACTTGCACTGAGAGTTCGAACGGAATTTGATTCTGAAGAAGACGCCATAGATTCATGAGCTCtttgaacttttttaataaatgaatcgCTAGTGATATCAGAATTTCTTAAATCTGTAATAACagaaaaaacaagtttttgtttattaaattatatattttgttttatacattagtttataaataatttaaaaaattaatttatgaattatcttACCTCGTACATGAGTAATATCaccacttttttttaactgtatcTGAGCTTCTATAAATAGGGCATCAAACCGACCTAAGAAGAACTCCCATGAAAGTATTTTCCTGTCATTCAGTGTATTATGTAACTGATAAAGTGATTGTAATATCATGGGTCTATCCACCATAACGGTATCAAAATGCATTTCCATACAATGAATTAAAttctattcaaataaataattatcattgtattcaaaataaataagatatttatgtTCATTAACATTACCTTTAATGCAGAATCATGGATGGTAGGTAATAAAAGAGTTGCTCTTGTAGCTACATAAGTACTACGGTCATCCATACTTGATAAAAGGTAACAAAATGCGTTTGTTATACATGACTGAAGAGTAGGATTATTTCTTAATGGTGTATTATCTACAAATCTAGATATTAGCACCactttttcaacttaaaaaaataataaaaacattataaattaagtgtcataattaaatattaaattacctatttgatttaattttatatttacataaataataaatatattaaaaaataattattacaatatattatgttgaaaatataattcagtAGTAAGAAAGTGTTATTGcgagtgtataattttaacaattcgATTAAAActcgatttttaaatatattcacttTATTTGTTAGTGGGAAAGGGTGAAGGTTaccaaattataacaatattatatctatataaaagttttatattatttaaaaattacttttaataaaaacttgaaatttaatacaatattaagcttgtatgtaatatttataaacaataactcATATaggaaaacttaaatttaaacattcatatattttataaatctctaaaaacttaactaaaataatagaattaaaattaagctaTGTAGTTATTTACATGTAGCtatgtaagtattatttttaattattatttgatgtaataaaatatagtctgtataatttatacctgCATTGAAACGAGTACGCCAATCAGAACTATGAAATTCATCTTTAATAAGTTTCCAAAAAATATCACTGCCACATGGTAATGATAAACAATGAAGCATAACAGGTATAGCTACTTCACAGAGATGCGATTTAATACCTTCTATACAGTCCCAAAtgctaaaaataacataattcatattaaaaattaatgaaacaatttaaatcttaaatatttatttacattatattacattaagttatattcattatgcatttaataaaagttatgtattataatttattggctgaaattacaaaaatggACAGCTTTAaagatgtatttaaaaataaatttattctttctattaaaaactaaattataatttataatgattcttTGTGTGGTAAATGTATTTGTAGGCCCTTaaccttatataatactatattaataataaaatgtagtattttagttaaattaaactttaaatactataccaatatttatacttacttcttaattatcaaattttcttGACACCATATAACAAATCCTCTATGCTCTTTAACAGCTTTAGTTAAAGTATCACAGTGTAGAACTACAAGATGCAaggattgtaataaataatatttgaaactgGTGTCATTTGTTTTAGGGAACtcctaaataaaacatattacagttaaattatttattatttataaagtaaaaatgtaaatttataataagcatatactcttaattatttattcttctattaaattgtattctcataactttttttattttaattattgtaattttaaaatataccagatattctctaaaatataaattatacatagtaattaGAGCTTAAGCACATTTAAGATTATCCGAAGAGaggataataatgataatatataattcagtaatacctaatatgcataacattttaatttttaattttttaatatatttattataccctttttggttattattgcaattatactatatgtttGTTGATTTAGGAAATATTCAATttctgtaattatataaatataaataatattatgataaaaatgtgttgctataatgctatttaaaaaagtacaagTTTTACATTGTATATGCATACTAGAAGAGTTAagactgaaatattttttcaaaatttaaatatgttttatagatgctctatagttaataaaaaaagaccaGATTCAATTTTGCAGAAAACAGCAGAGAAATTGAGTGTTCCTTAAATCAGTAAacataagatatttaaatttggttaAAAGTGAAATCAGTTCTAGCCCagccaatttaaatattaatttagcaaTGACTATGCATTGAGATTcgccaaatatataaatattgaagtgCATACTTTAAGAATATGATATACTAATTGTAACTGGTCAGGAAGttcatcaattttaatacGAAACCGTCCTTGAGCCGTTTGCCAAAAATCTTGAATATTATGGATAGACTCATCAATTGGTTCATCATATTCGTTCATTAATTTGGCTTGTGCGACTCTTGCTGTTGCAACTCCTTAAAAATAGTATGCATTAATAATGATAGTTAataatgtcattattttttaaataaataattaaatcagtcAATAtgcgttttaaaaatttaattaattaattaacagaaAGATTTGTCAAAAAGATAATTACCAACATCAGATTCTGTTAATGTAATAGCTCTGGCAATAGCTGGCATTACTGGAGTTAAATCTAATTGCTCTACTACAGTTTCGACTGTTGCAGTCATTagctgaaaaattatttttgtttaattattttgtcataaactttttatgtaattatgaaaaacacaataattatcataaaaaaagttactttcgaaaattatatttaattttgtttaaaaactaaagctttaaattatttatttgtagcaTTTTACTTGAGGCATATTAACTAAAAGTCCACCAATAGTGTCTGGGGTTagcataaatgataaattagttCCTTCACattttgattcttttttatCAACTTCAGTaggtgttttttttgtatcatcaGAAAAACATTCTTCTATGATCGGAtcctttaaatacaaatttttataaatataatacatctagATAAAGTACTAACAGGGTCGGCCTGGCCAGAGCCGAAGCGCCGGTGTTCTCACCTGGGCCCTTGCTGTATTATAGTTCCTGGGTCCTTATACTGTGTTACCCCataatacagtatacaattattgggCCCCAGAAAATAATTTCTGCCTGGGCCCTCAGGTACCCAGACCGACCCTGGGTACTTATAAACAATGCTAAAGGCATGTTCAGGATATTTTCAAGAATATCCAAGATCTAGGATCATTTgtgaatgatttattttaatatacaattttaagtcattgattaaaaaataatatcaataattaaaatatattaatactaattattatagcaatagacaatattatctttattcagAAATAGATCCTTGGAAATGTCCTTGTAATATTGATGGTATTTTACTTACATCAGGAGGATGTGCTAAATTTGGTAAGGAAATATATTCTACTAATGAACTTGCTAGTTGATgccataatacaattaattcacAAGATATGCATTCCATTTTGTTTTCACAATCTCTGTGTGACTCAGTAAACCATCCAGTAACCAAAGAAttggtaattaatttacatacttCATGGTTCATTGCACTTGCAAATCCTGTATGCCGTTCAATGCCATGCAATTCCatctaaattagttttaaattatttacaatacatttatatattaataataataagttaatacaattttatttttattaaaacacactTGTTTAGATGTTATATCCAACATTAACACACAACAACTGAGTTTCAAATCGTCTTCCAACAAATCTGgtcgagtataataattttgtttatcttCATCATCTGTAACGCTTTCTGTACGTTTAATTATAACAGGATctgaaatatataactattgttaaaaactatcaacttgtttttaatttattttcaatacatgtttattaataaatactaacctAAATTACTTTTCACAAAATCAGATGCTTTCATATTTTCAtggttatagatttttttaaggcTGTCTAATCCATCTTTAAAGAAGTTAAATAGTAGATGAATTGGTATAATAATCTCTAAGCTAGTTAATACctgcaaaatatataaatatattttaaatcaaaaatggttAGTACTCTAATAAGTAAAACTCTTTTACCTGAATCCAAGTTAAAGCTTGTTCTTGAACTTTGGCACTTGTGCCTTTAAAACGTACCCCTATgaaattgtatagttttgtAGCATCAAATCCTAAAGGATTCATATCTGAGTCTAATATTTTGCTAAACatgaattttatatgatattacaataacaatattttatattattcataaatatatttttttttttctattaagtaacttttatattaccaTAAAAGCATTCGTAATTCTGGTAATTCGTCAGGTGGAACATCCCGAACAATAGCTTCTAACCAATGTGGCATGATTAACTCCCATATTTCAGAAGTGACAATGTCATAAGGAACTAGACATAGCAATTGATTTAagccatttttaattaatgcagTTTGACTTGCTAACATAtccctaaatattaaatgtattattataaataatattttttaataatatttcgggTAAGTAGGTAACATACCAATTACCACCAACTTGTGCATATTCCGGTGGACATGGTAATAAACAGTTGACAAACGCttcaaaataatgttgtcTAACACCTTTTAGCCACCGTTCACCTATATATTCTGTTTTCATATACTCTAAGGTACATTCTTGTTGgtctataataaaagtttatagaataaagtgtataattgtt includes the following:
- the LOC113551402 gene encoding protein unc-79 homolog isoform X1, which produces MVTKSVSFIAKIRHLQDYQLRLSYNMLPCPTGLDIANCLKYFSQVLLTMLKEVSESPHEMILHPEMDANRLALYPTLDYTGLYSALESLLHSASSINTGLQAFGEAFNQCVACLVPFLGGDTLESLPYMIATAFQVLPSSVHHDLINTLCYFVIPFTIPRNKCMNNAALSVAGILLLVFQNTFDTALHLQLVERLMTFKKNIKKDLLVVIAYGTSVARYHAARLLFNYWPLYNANKFDRNKPKSIGNWLALLCQKKNCPKVGYGPAERVCLNHELSMKHAENCPPPFYLCTDCAEDLHNKKPSYQFHIVLQPLLLATWKCEYQECKSQNTMISVTCFSPECASMNNNRPIRLCSDCNKHIHSENVDHIVHWTLKSAGELDNEMQTYLVESIVSLLKEVRAPISEATKESQNKAAVFGAKVKGTMSSSKTDKEDEQPEVTINDRQLMGRTGVWLLVALYRIEDQEPPRSSIMGRLLSILFHWFHVTAYSYDDQQECTLEYMKTEYIGERWLKGVRQHYFEAFVNCLLPCPPEYAQVGGNWDMLASQTALIKNGLNQLLCLVPYDIVTSEIWELIMPHWLEAIVRDVPPDELPELRMLLCKILDSDMNPLGFDATKLYNFIGVRFKGTSAKVQEQALTWIQVLTSLEIIIPIHLLFNFFKDGLDSLKKIYNHENMKASDFVKSNLDPVIIKRTESVTDDEDKQNYYTRPDLLEDDLKLSCCVLMLDITSKQMELHGIERHTGFASAMNHEVCKLITNSLVTGWFTESHRDCENKMECISCELIVLWHQLASSLVEYISLPNLAHPPDDPIIEECFSDDTKKTPTEVDKKESKCEGTNLSFMLTPDTIGGLLVNMPQLMTATVETVVEQLDLTPVMPAIARAITLTESDVGVATARVAQAKLMNEYDEPIDESIHNIQDFWQTAQGRFRIKIDELPDQLQLVYHILKEFPKTNDTSFKYYLLQSLHLVVLHCDTLTKAVKEHRGFVIWCQENLIIKNIWDCIEGIKSHLCEVAIPVMLHCLSLPCGSDIFWKLIKDEFHSSDWRTRFNAVEKVVLISRFVDNTPLRNNPTLQSCITNAFCYLLSSMDDRSTYVATRATLLLPTIHDSALKNLIHCMEMHFDTVMVDRPMILQSLYQLHNTLNDRKILSWEFFLGRFDALFIEAQIQLKKSGDITHVRDLRNSDITSDSFIKKVQRAHESMASSSESNSVRTLSASFGQKWPYKRTMSAPASTLTKNGPKHNGDKVYNRQFSAPILKRKTSQLITPILSILPDHSYGMDSHEDNASELLQKVVDLEESDKETSSLIVFLLMQYMSRPEHAYPEESKHGIRVQGIVLQHLYLLLGYNYNEKGFIIPPDKLRVLPVFNSFLSNLPQMLDQNFTMGHVIAPTALLLLQYCPSPETHSINATYSLWFLEPMARKSWLMSVMVFLYKYNFDKEPVSLLVVSLMEIVLNTLNAQQHVCNRIPPTVVMPDTSKTKVEKNGESLYMESQKLYESQPSTSRKYPTSMETHWEEDISFHKRTPHKQGSTGSTEPDETESDLAIAPEKYKSDSTTGHYSSHGSFDESADETFNKKGPLRSFWSNENNVDKADKWGVKEGMKMLATSAIISVANQQNFLSQPILGTTSTSSPEINTTLKKSEEVIDVQKKQTTFYNPKDISQTSTSSSSVTSHPPIVSNIKDKILLQKPTPKLYNCPESPLSKMKVHKNSSFFKESTTEIQTNLGFKLEVNIEKKPLEIPVQERLLPIGTTINLVQKINKTFGLGDIDSASQSSSLNREDSSEKEQKNPHSPRKLTKQSALDSPEDNKSSNLSSARRSMAHGNDSQKSFNYKNIHTQNSESPIYEAFSSYKNVSNSTSRIGIDCIQERCSDCGTRKEEYSDDEIGLCIVLLGTFVHRAPSVAACLLPEILTILAKCHSKPTFLWQKESQKFLPCGSTSIAKKFLRCILYQLAPNGVFTQIFQMKHNESNDNNFFKSIIQALMDFNEMNPIEPLQMVLEVLNSRKSLSTDDCCIMLSNITYYIDILTTDTIATTSTLIWTTILNQFDTLFRKIQLTISSFENINFIFKLMIIVLKIPGIISTKSILDPFSKILTYALQQHYINYYLLVDLCSSSYKTFAREREKTILTRVVTVELIQALKFKTQNLNNNLLVYVSFILQDIGGILPECSAIDNIVPTFPAIVTSVPTGASELLRNNLQDILDFLTDFNTLTKLKSRCTTPEEGINEDTFGSTVKAGMSQYLSLELLKSNTRDARSLHKIFPWLYYGPNEIQTIGLFIYNCKDFSDCLSHIRLLSWILIGSLSYTTMQNRPCLPLSQDVSCQIADHVNVIMTGFAEESKSSVIHMSSLFHAFVLCQLWTIYMEQTAQQMVTAGDHHSFTMNILHDFWNKVTQSMLNLSSKSKTMGEMVNLHFLSLLEALLECRTVTLCKLIPMWKEVLFTDKNIKLPGHMKLRLDTCIEFEPREPPTMKPRSDLSKSEVNLDTLKWLQTLQFKMAQIELQSSQVNEFYNV